ATCTCCGCATAAATAGTAAAATGTAATGAATATATAAGCTTATAGTATATAACATAATATGTAAAGTATGTGAGAGAAAACAGTAAAAGGAATACAAAACAGTAGTTCAGATAGTAGTCTCCAGGGGAAAGACACTTTTCCTCTCTCCGTATATCACTTCTTGTAATATATTGGCGGTAATCATAAAATAGACATGGCGTTGCATCAAAAGACACTATGATGTTCTTCCTCTTTCCTTCTGGCACTTCAATCGTTTTCTGGGTCAAATCGTCAGACACATGACAATGCTTCGTCTTTTTACCTGTAATGTTTTCTGTTTCacgtcattttctttcattttttaatGACAGATGACCTTCTTGGTTTAGGTCTAGCCAGGGATATGTCATATGATGGTTTGCAGGCAATAAAATATGATTAAGAAAAATCCATAATTTGAGTAatatatttttccgcaaatcgccaggaaattttgacattcctgtcaaaatttcttgaagaaaaagtcaggacttccttactgtaaggaaatgtcatttccttactgtaaggaaatgatatttccgtacagttgttagtgttaaatttataagcgtcaagtttgacaattcaacctcaatacgtttccatagtaacccaagtaattttattaggaatttcaaagcaccatttatttgggaataaaattatcgcgtttttttttaaatcaatcaatatctgtcgaattttaaacgatttgcggaaaaatagtatgtttacctcgtaggaaaagccacattcctggactctgtgttgctaagtctcggcttgcgcctcgacttagcaatcttcacagtcgtccaggaatgttaagcttttcctacccggtaaacaatgtactaatATTATATGACATTTTATATAGAACGAAACAGTTCTTAATGCACATTCGTCACAAAACTTATATGTATAAACAAAAATCATTGAAGTGGCATTGAAGTTGACACGGTCGTTTACACCAGCTATCATTATATCTGATAAATCATCTCGAAAACTAGAGAAAATATCATATAATTCATGTGAATGGGtggaatttttgaatattattcaaaacaaaattattaatatatgtTTCCAAGAACCTCTGAATCCGAGGAAATACTAAGAAAATGATCCGATAGAATACCTGTGTGAAGAGTTTTCAACAATTATTTATCTATTCGAACGTaaaaatacaaagtttatttCCATTATAAAACATGGTGTATACATTGAGTTGATTCGAGATCAAAGAACTTTTGTTTATTCACAAAAGTATTATCCAGCAAAGAGTGAGACTTTTATGTTGACTTAATTTTAGGGTGTATTATTATAACATTGCAAATAGAATAAAAGCAACATCCTGTTCCTCTTCTATAGATTTGTTGGAGCTAGTGCAAATTAAAATTTCAtacaattttagtattttaagtattgctttagcagagattatacagggtgtcccgaaaagaatggttataaattataccacagattctggggtcaaaaatatgttgattgaacctcacttacctatatacaatagtgcacacaaaaaaagttacagccctttgaagttacaaaatgaaaatcgattttttttcatatatcgaaaacccttcgagatttttcattgaaaatggacatgtggcattcttatggcagcaacatcttaaaaaaaaattaaagtgaaatttgtgcaccccttaaaaattttaagggggttttgttcctttaaacccccccaaacttttgtgtacgttccaattaaattattattgtgacaccattagttaaacaaaatatttttaaaacttttttgcctctcagtacttttttgataagccagtgtttatcgagctattttgaatatttgtcgaatccaccatatatttgtacatggttaagtacgattatagagacctgttaataatctgaaaatgtatttataatttacatttttaggtatattttgaaaaagaagccatatctcgataaaaggtgatttgtcaaaaaaagactaagaggcaaaaaagttttaaaaacactgtgtttaactaatggtatcacaataatagtgtaattggaacgtacacaaacatttggggtttttaaaggaacaaaacccccataaaatttttatgtaaatatattaaaaaagaagccgcatctcgataaaactttgcttattgaaaaaatactaagaggcaaaaaagttttaaaaacgttgtgtttaactaatgataccacaataatgaattaactggaacgtatacaaaagtacgggggggtttaagggagcaaaacccccataaaatttttatggggtggacaaacttcactataattttgttttaagatgttactgccataagaatgatatatgtcaattttcaataaaaaatctctaatagttttcgatatattgaaaaaaatcgattttcattttgtaacttcaaagggctgtaactttttttatgagcacatttttactaaggtaagttaggttcaatcgaactatttttgaccgtagaatgtgtggtataatttatgaccaatcttttcgggacaccctgtatattactatAGAGATAAAATATTGTTAGATTTACATCAATAAATgtcttttatattataaaagttttatatacaaaatAACTTTAGACCACATGTTTAAACATGTTACCTAAAATAGTGCAATATTCAATAAATTTTCTCTAAGGCAACGTGACGTGAGCTAACATAATGCCTTCCATATCTACTTTAAAAGATATTATAGACAAGTATGCTTCTACGTGAGAAAGGTTgaaatttgaataatttaaaaatacctCTATTAGTATGAAATATTATTCACCTAATTAATGTAAATTACTATACACCCTTTTAGGTTAGTATTAATATtgaatataattgttaataaataatatcgatttagaaaattaataaaaaattacataaaatgATGTCTCATACCACTTTTGTCCCTATTCCATCGTGTTTCGTCTATAGAATTAACCGTATTTATAAGAAAACATAGACAAGTTTCAGTTTATAATATTGCACAAGTCCAACAgctcaataaaattaaaaatgagccAAAATGAGCCAAAATGaaccatattttcaaaaatattagcaACATGTAATAGATATTGATAAGCATATGACCCTAACTATAACTCGAGAACTTAATTAGTAGAATATGAGATAATGTAAAATATCTTTTAAAGATGAAAAAAATTATCTAGAAACAACAGAATTTAAGACTGCTCCCGGATtacttaatttaatattttctaaacaGTCATCTAACTTCACTCAAGAAGATTTATAAATTTATAGCAAATTCTAGAAATAACAGGTCTTTACCTCATTTAACAGGGATATTACACCACCGAACCACCCTcccataaaaatttgaaaatatcacTAAATCTctatttaccaaaaaataaacgATTTTGTTCTCATATACAGAACGCCGATAATGCAAGTGCTAACATTTGTTATACATAAAAACTTTAATTATGAAACCGATCCAAACATTCTAGTAACTATATAATTAGTAATTTGAAAATATTGAACAGATTATATACTTAGATAAAATGAGTAGTGAGTATTTGTATGACCAAAGATGTGGAATATTAATTAGGTGAACATCCGTTGTCTAGGGTGAATATTAATTAGTTTCTGGCAGTCTCGACTAGCAAAATACGGATGATCATCTGGTGGTGTGTTGATAGTGTAGAAGAGGGGGTATACAAATACACACTACTCATTTTATCTAAGTATATAATCTGTTCAATATTTTCAAATTACTAATTATATAGTTACTAGAATGTTTGGATCGGTTTCATAATTAAAGTTTTTATGTATAACAAATGTTAGCACTTGCATTATCGGCGTTCTGTATATGAGAACAAAATcgtttattttttggtaaatagAGATTTAgtgatattttcaaatttttatgggAGGGTGGTTCGGTGGTGTAATATCCCTGTTAAATGAGGTAAAGACCTGTTATTTCTAGAATTTGCTATAAATTTATAAATCTTCTTGAGTGAAGTTAGATGACtgtttagaaaatattaaattaagtaATCCGGGAGCAGTCTTAAATTCTGTTGTTTCTAGATAATTTTTTTCATCTTTAAAAGATATTTTACATTATCTCATATTCTACTAATGAAGTTCTCGAGTTATAGTTAGGGTCATATGCTTATCAATATCTATTACATGTtgctaatatttttgaaaatatggttCATTTTGGCTCATTTTggctcatttttaattttattgagcTGTTGGACTTGTGCAATATTATAAACTGAAACTTGTCTATGTTTTCTTATAAATACGGTTAATTCTATAGACGAAACACGATGGAATAGGGACAAAAGTGGTATGAGACATcattttatgtaattttttattaattttctaaatcgatattatttattaacaattatattcaATATTAATACTAACCTAAAAGGGTGTATAGTAATTTACATTAATTAGGTGAATAATATTTCATACTAATAGaggtatttttaaattattcaaatttcAACCTTTCTCACGTAGAAGCATACTTGTCTATAATATCTTTTAAAGTAGATATGGAAGGCATTATGTTAGCTCACGTCACGTTGCCTTAGAGAAAATTTATTGAATATTGCACTATTTTAGGTAACATGTTTAAACATGTGGTCTAAAGTTattttgtatataaaacttttataatataaaagacATTTATTGATGTAAATCTAACAATATTTTATCTCTATAGTAATATATAATCTCTGCTAAAGCAATActtaaaatactaaaattgtaTGAAATTTTAATTTGCACTAGCTCCAACAAATCTATAGAAGAGGAACAGGATGTTGCTTTTATTATATTTGCAATGTTATAATAATACACCCTAAAATTAAGTCAACATAAAAGTCTCACTCTTTGCTGGATAATACTTTTGTGAATAAACAAAAGTTCTTTGATCTCGAATCAACTCAATGTATACACCATGTTTTATAATGGaaataaactttgtatttttACGTTCGAATAGATAAATAATTGTTGAAAACTCTTCACACAGGTATTCTATCGGATCATTTTCTTAGTATTTCCTCGGATTCAGAGGTTCTTGGAAacatatattaataattttgttttgaataatattcaaaaattccaCCCATTCACATGAATTATATGATATTTTCTCTAGTTTTCGAGATGATTTATCAGATATAATGATAGCTGGTGTAAACGACCGTGTCAACTTCAATGCCACTTCAATGATTTTTGTTTATACATATAAGTTTTGTGACGAATGTGCATTAAGAACTGTTTCGTTCTATATAAAATgtcatataatataatatattactcAAATTATGGATTTTTCTTAATCATATTTTATTGCCTGCAAACCATCATATGACATATCCCTGGCTAGACCTAAACCAAGAAGGTCATCTGTCattaaaaaatgaaagaaaatgacgtGAAACAGAAAACATTACAGGTAAAAAGACGAAGCATTGTCATGTGTCTGACGATTTGACCCAGAAAACGATTGAAGTGCCAGAAGGAAAGAGGAAGAACATCATAGTGTCTTTTGATGCAACGCCATGTCTATTTTATGATTACCGCCAATATATTACAAGAAGTGATATACGGAGAGAGGAAAAGTGTCTTTCCCCTGGAGACTACTATCTGAACTACTGTTTTGTATTCCTTTTACTGTTTTCTCTCACATACTTTACATATTATGTTATATACTATAAGCTTATATATTCATTACATTTTACTATTTATGCGGAGATATGTTATGTGATCTatcagctattccatccatcgtcggatAAAAGCCTACCTTGGGTGTGTTTATTCATAttatctgtttgctgttttttatGTCCATTCGCTTGATATCAttagtccatcttgtttgaggtctgcctctacttctttttaATTGCCCTTGGACGCCATTAAATAACTCGCTTCGTCCAAAAGTTGTCTTCCATTGTTTCTATGTCTGCCCACTTCCATTTTAGCGTGATACGTTGTTATGTGATACGTTTTTATGTGATAtgtttttctaaattaatttatggttgtagataaaaatagtaagaCATTTCTTTATTTCATCTATACTGCTTATTACACCACGTTAAATACTTTTCTATGTTAACATATACATCATATCAGCATAGCAAACAATTGTGTGTGTTATGCTAAATTGTTGAAACAATTTTTATTCCATGAATGAAAATTTAATGGTATTATTTTGAATTAATGATTGTGTTAGTGGTCAAGGTGGTGGGGGGTAATCAGGATTTTTACATGTTTACAtctgaaatttttaatttatacatATCGTACATGAAGGGAAAAAAATGTAACCAagttcaataaatattttaatacagcACTTTTACATTGATTCTTATGAGAAAACAAGCACAAATCTACTCATTTCAGGGGCCTTTTGAGCATAACGTATCACCattcagttttccgtccgaccAATGTTTACTAAATACTTGACGCAACTTATATTTTCTCATTCTGTTTCAGATCTTCATTCAGTGCTTTGGTAAATCATTTAGACGTGTGCTCTGGTGagtggtatattttgaaaaattttgattttttgataatttttgaatttttttgataatttttgatttaaattagcaatttttgaaaattttgaatttttatactTAATCTATCTTTGAATATTGGCTTTTTTAATTTAACATGTTAACTAAACTTATTCAGTTAATTGCAACCATCTTAGGTTTAATTCAAAACAAGTATAATGATGAAAAGTTAAGAAAAGGGTTGATAGAGTGTAGGAAAGCGATTAAAATGATTCATGATAGAATGAGGTTTGCAAAGACGATTGGCGAAAAGCAGCACCTCGAAGCTCAGATGCGGCAGGTGAGAACGTTGAGTAAGCAACTGAAGGCTGAACAAAAGAAGGGGGCGGGACTTAACACTCGTCCGGAGACTGCAAAGCGTAGGGTACATTGGGAAGACTCTGTATCTACATTTAATTCAAGAATTCAGACTGGAGTCATTTCGAACCTTAAACACAAGGACCCAGGTAGTTTCCTGGTTGATTGCAAAGCTCTGTTCAAGCGACGAATCCAGACTGCCTTAAAAAATAACGCTGCAGTAAAAGTTAACATAGCATTTGGAGGAGAATTCGAGATTGCTCAAGGCGATAAGATGATAAATGAAACCAAGTACTTCACTACTTCAAACTCAGCCATTTATAGAGACACCAATCTTGATGAATGGTTCGAGAAAAAAGTAGTGGAACCCATCAACAGAGACTTGGAAGAATTCCAAGAGAGAGATAGTGGCTGGGCACTTAAAGCTGTTGTTAACCTAGGggtgaatataaacaaatttacaCCACAGCTTGGCTCCTCATATATTGAACTTCCCCCTCAGATAAAAATAAAACAGGCATGCATTAATGTTAAAAACGATGACGATGCATGCTTTGCATGGGCTGTCATATCGGCATTATATCCTTGTCAGAATAACTCCGCTTTAATGTCATCTTACCCACACTACTCTCAAGTGTTGAAACTTAAAGGTATTCAGTGGCCAATGACCGCCAAACAGATTCCTAATTTTGAAAAGCAGAATAATATATCGATTAAtgtttacattttgaaaaaggagaagaagaactATACGACTCTCCCTACCTTCCtaacaaaaaacaagaaggatAAACATGTGAATCTGCTTTTGATACAAGATAAATATGATGAGCAAGGTCCCCTTAAATATCATTACGTTtggataaaaaatctatctcGCCTCCTTTCCAAGCAGCTTAGCAATGAAGATGGAACAAAATATTTCTGTGATGGCTGCCTCCATTACTTTCGATCGCAAGAAAAGTTGAATGTTCATAAGACATGCTGCAAAGGGCGATCAGATGTTCTCTGTGATAGGTGTTTACAACCATTTTTATCGTCTACACAGCTAGAAGCTCACATTAACGATTGTGAAAGAATAAATGAAACAGCCATTAAAATGCCTGAAGAAagccataaaatgttaaaatttaagaATTTCAGGAATAAACTAAAAGCCCCCTTCGCGGTATACGCAGATCTTGAAAGCGTTCTGGAACATAGTGCTGAAAAGACTACCTATCAAAAACATATACCTGCTGCCGTTGGGTATTACTTTAAATGTTCCTATGATGATTCTCTGTCATTTTACAAATCATATCGTGGAAAAGATTGCATGAAATGGTTCGCAGATGAACTAAATCAGCTTGCTGAGGATGTTTCTACGGTGTTTATGTGTCCGTTTGATATTAATATGACATTTCAGCAAGAGAGTGATTTTCAAGCAGCCACTCATTGTCATATTTGCGAGCAGCGCTTCTCCCTCAGTGATAAGAAAATGCGAGACCATAATCACCTGATCCCAGAAAATAATTATAGATTTGCATCTCATGAAGGCTGTAATATTAATTACAAAGATGCTCACACTATCCCTGTGATATTTCATAACCTCAGTGGATATGACGCGCATTTCATTATTAATGATATTGCTACTCACATCAAAGGTCCTGTAGATCTTCTTCCTATTACTaaggaaaaatatatttctttcaCTAAACACATTAATGATGCTCGAATTAAATTTCGTTTCatcgatagttttcgatttatggCGTCTTCTCTCGATAAGCTCTCTTCTTATTTGACCGAATATCCTAATCTCCGCTCTCAATATGTTTTCCTTCCCGAGGAGCAGTTCAATCTTCTTACTGTGAAAGGTATCATGCCTTATGATTATATT
The window above is part of the Diabrotica virgifera virgifera chromosome 2, PGI_DIABVI_V3a genome. Proteins encoded here:
- the LOC126880763 gene encoding uncharacterized protein LOC126880763, encoding MLTKLIQLIATILGLIQNKYNDEKLRKGLIECRKAIKMIHDRMRFAKTIGEKQHLEAQMRQVRTLSKQLKAEQKKGAGLNTRPETAKRRVHWEDSVSTFNSRIQTGVISNLKHKDPGSFLVDCKALFKRRIQTALKNNAAVKVNIAFGGEFEIAQGDKMINETKYFTTSNSAIYRDTNLDEWFEKKVVEPINRDLEEFQERDSGWALKAVVNLGVNINKFTPQLGSSYIELPPQIKIKQACINVKNDDDACFAWAVISALYPCQNNSALMSSYPHYSQVLKLKGIQWPMTAKQIPNFEKQNNISINVYILKKEKKNYTTLPTFLTKNKKDKHVNLLLIQDKYDEQGPLKYHYVWIKNLSRLLSKQLSNEDGTKYFCDGCLHYFRSQEKLNVHKTCCKGRSDVLCDRCLQPFLSSTQLEAHINDCERINETAIKMPEESHKMLKFKNFRNKLKAPFAVYADLESVLEHSAEKTTYQKHIPAAVGYYFKCSYDDSLSFYKSYRGKDCMKWFADELNQLAEDVSTVFMCPFDINMTFQQESDFQAATHCHICEQRFSLSDKKMRDHNHLIPENNYRFASHEGCNINYKDAHTIPVIFHNLSGYDAHFIINDIATHIKGPVDLLPITKEKYISFTKHINDARIKFRFIDSFRFMASSLDKLSSYLTEYPNLRSQYVFLPEEQFNLLTVKGIMPYDYIDSFDRFIETCLPPIEFFYNKLEDKPCPRRHYHRALQVWSSFSCSSLGDYVDLYMKTDILLLADVFERFRSSCLETYNLDPAHYFTLPGFTWDAMLKYTKQELELLTDPDMHLFVERGIRGGLSQVCSKRRVHANNKYMASYDPSKPDSYLMYFDVNNQYGWAMSQYLPYGGFEWSDTNINILSIPDDSSEGCILEVDLEYPQHLHDRHKDIPFCPQSLNPKTMKPPKRPRELTKLMATLHDKERYVIHYRALKQALAHGLILKKIHRVLKFKQSPWLKSYIDLNTNLRKAAKNEFEKNLFKLMNNAVFGKTLEGVRRRVDIKLLTEWEGRYGAEARISSPLFKNATIFNENLIAVEMHRAEIWLVKPIYVGMSILDLAKTTIYDFQYGYLASRFGENFSTCYTDTDSVIVEIREKDPYEAMIHDCYKYFDTSDYPKDNIYGIPLVNKKVLGIMKDENNGCIMTDYIGLRSKLYTTKAATTDVDIKKLRGKLKEQEYDDDEVDNIIRNYGVTKKAKGVKKSVVNTKITFEDYVECSDTFTAKVTSQNLIRSDKHKVYSITQSKIALSPNDDKRHHIQGSYDTLPFGHYLIDTLEMDVD